From one Pseudomonas sp. B21-048 genomic stretch:
- a CDS encoding SGNH/GDSL hydrolase family protein, protein MPTSALAGLTLLVLGESHMSLADHLLEPLHDNLTRQGAQVHSIGACGASAGDWLISKKVDCGAERKGNDKIVIKGREATTTPIQDLIAADKPDLVVLVIGDTMASYDKPVFPKAWAWQSVTGLAKAIAATGTRCAWVGPAWGKAGGMYQKNDARAQLMSQFLAANVAPCTYIDSLTFSKPGQWVTTDGQHFTVAGYQAWGTAIGGALAKLPAERVSSAGAGK, encoded by the coding sequence ATGCCCACTTCTGCCCTTGCCGGTCTGACTCTCCTTGTTCTTGGGGAAAGCCATATGAGCCTTGCGGATCATTTACTGGAGCCGCTGCACGACAACCTGACTCGCCAAGGCGCGCAGGTTCATTCCATCGGTGCCTGCGGTGCCAGCGCCGGCGACTGGCTGATCAGCAAAAAGGTCGACTGCGGCGCCGAGCGCAAAGGCAACGACAAGATCGTGATCAAAGGGCGCGAGGCAACCACCACACCGATCCAGGACCTGATCGCCGCCGACAAACCCGACCTGGTGGTATTGGTCATCGGCGACACCATGGCGTCCTATGACAAGCCAGTGTTTCCGAAGGCCTGGGCCTGGCAAAGCGTCACCGGCCTGGCCAAGGCCATCGCCGCCACTGGCACCCGTTGCGCCTGGGTAGGCCCGGCCTGGGGCAAAGCGGGTGGCATGTACCAGAAGAATGATGCCCGCGCCCAGTTGATGTCGCAGTTTTTGGCCGCGAACGTGGCGCCTTGCACCTACATCGATTCGCTGACGTTCTCCAAACCCGGGCAGTGGGTCACCACCGACGGGCAGCACTTCACCGTCGCCGGTTATCAAGCATGGGGCACTGCGATTGGCGGTGCATTGGCCAAACTGCCCGCCGAGCGCGTCAGCAGCGCAGGAGCCGGCAAATGA
- a CDS encoding alginate O-acetyltransferase AlgF, giving the protein MSRSACGWKLLAPLMLSLHAQAADIALYPTGPDQDSAFLRFINAADRPLQLLAEGSRASLRLEGSNAVSDYLPVPANQPIKGTLERNGKSQPLDIQVAAGEFASVIALPDSAQGIRQVVIREQPDDFNSLRASLAFISADPACTQAGLRAAGKNADLFKEVADGSVQRRAINPVSLSVQLVCAQTNVGAPLDLGQLKAGERYSVVLLPGETGPYLLLATDVLAH; this is encoded by the coding sequence ATGAGCCGATCCGCCTGTGGCTGGAAACTGTTAGCGCCCTTGATGCTGAGCCTGCACGCCCAGGCTGCCGACATTGCCCTGTACCCGACGGGCCCGGATCAGGACTCGGCTTTCCTGCGTTTTATCAACGCCGCCGACCGCCCCTTGCAGCTGCTGGCCGAAGGCTCGCGGGCCAGCCTCAGACTCGAGGGTTCGAATGCCGTGTCCGACTACCTGCCTGTGCCCGCCAACCAGCCGATCAAGGGCACTCTGGAACGCAACGGCAAAAGCCAGCCGCTGGACATCCAGGTGGCAGCAGGCGAATTCGCCAGCGTGATCGCTTTGCCAGACAGCGCTCAAGGTATTCGCCAGGTCGTCATCCGTGAGCAACCCGACGACTTCAATAGCCTGAGAGCCTCGCTGGCGTTTATCAGCGCCGATCCCGCGTGCACCCAGGCCGGTTTGCGCGCGGCGGGGAAGAACGCCGATCTGTTCAAGGAGGTGGCCGATGGCAGCGTGCAACGCCGCGCGATCAACCCGGTCAGCCTGTCGGTTCAATTGGTCTGCGCTCAAACCAACGTCGGGGCCCCGCTTGACTTGGGCCAGCTCAAGGCCGGCGAGCGTTATAGCGTCGTGCTGTTACCTGGCGAAACTGGCCCTTACCTGTTGCTCGCGACGGACGTCCTGGCCCACTGA
- the bcsZ gene encoding cellulose synthase complex periplasmic endoglucanase BcsZ produces the protein MPSLTMDCRGLSLRQCLRGLSVLLALALVTPAMAARPPCPEPAWPLWQAYASRFVQADGRVLESSLQTNHSTSEGQSYGMLFALIGNDPQRFDELWRWTATNLAGSAIGTRLPGWLWGQGEDGQWRLQDSHSASDADLWFAYALLEAARLWHRPDYRQDALRLMATLEAQLVVDLPGLGLMLLSGPEGFILPGPLWRLNPSYLPLPVLRRLAKEAPSGPWSAIADNTATMISQSSPHGFVADWVGYQSGGFVSDPIKGETGSYDAIRVYLWLGMSDAREPLAAPLLKQLDGMARLTAATDLPPETVQVLQGNVQGQGPFGFSAALMPYFHAKGQSSVALVLRQRTEQALREAMARPDASAGPPRYYNFMLSLFALGWADKHYRFREDGTLKLSWETACTRTTAR, from the coding sequence ATGCCGTCATTGACCATGGACTGTCGTGGCCTGTCACTTCGTCAGTGTTTGCGCGGGTTGAGCGTTTTGCTGGCACTGGCGCTGGTGACGCCCGCGATGGCGGCCCGCCCACCGTGCCCGGAGCCGGCATGGCCGCTGTGGCAGGCCTATGCATCGCGCTTCGTCCAGGCCGATGGCCGGGTGCTGGAGTCCAGCCTGCAGACCAACCACAGCACATCGGAAGGTCAGTCCTACGGCATGCTCTTCGCCCTTATCGGCAATGACCCGCAACGCTTCGACGAATTGTGGCGCTGGACCGCCACAAACCTCGCCGGGTCCGCCATTGGCACACGCCTGCCGGGTTGGTTATGGGGGCAAGGCGAGGACGGTCAATGGCGCTTGCAAGACAGCCACTCCGCCTCCGACGCCGATCTGTGGTTCGCCTACGCCCTGCTCGAAGCCGCTCGCTTGTGGCATCGGCCGGACTATCGCCAGGACGCTCTTCGGTTGATGGCAACCCTCGAAGCGCAGTTGGTCGTTGATCTGCCTGGATTGGGCCTGATGCTATTGTCCGGGCCAGAGGGTTTTATCCTGCCAGGCCCGCTCTGGCGGCTGAATCCCAGTTATCTGCCACTTCCCGTGCTGCGGCGGTTGGCCAAGGAAGCACCTTCCGGCCCCTGGTCAGCCATTGCTGATAACACGGCGACGATGATTAGCCAATCAAGCCCCCACGGCTTCGTGGCTGACTGGGTCGGTTATCAATCAGGGGGCTTCGTCAGTGACCCGATCAAGGGTGAGACAGGGAGTTACGACGCCATTCGCGTCTACCTCTGGCTGGGCATGAGCGACGCCAGGGAACCGCTGGCGGCGCCCCTGTTGAAACAACTCGACGGCATGGCCCGCCTCACTGCCGCGACCGATCTGCCGCCGGAAACCGTTCAGGTTCTGCAAGGTAATGTTCAGGGCCAAGGCCCTTTCGGATTCAGCGCGGCACTGATGCCTTACTTTCATGCCAAGGGCCAATCGAGCGTCGCCCTCGTACTGCGTCAGCGCACCGAGCAAGCCTTGCGCGAGGCCATGGCCAGACCCGATGCCAGCGCAGGCCCGCCTCGCTACTACAACTTCATGCTCAGTCTGTTCGCGCTCGGCTGGGCGGACAAACACTATCGATTCCGGGAAGACGGAACACTGAAACTCTCCTGGGAGACCGCATGCACGCGCACCACCGCACGCTAA
- a CDS encoding MBOAT family protein: MVFASLEFLTLFLPLFLLAYALCPADRRNVTLLIGSWLFYGWLSPRFLAVHVMLTITAWVGGLLIDAWRQESKGRVRILVALIVLNTAILCGYKYANIVVDTLNEAIIWSGAAPLSWQRVIMPAGLSFVVLQAISYLVDVHRRTVPVERSFIHYATYISMFGHSVAGPIIRYDWVRRELHRRDFNAQNFSLGARRFMLGMCMKVLVADTLSPVVDVAFSVQNPSFSDAWLGCLAYSLQLFFDFAGYSAMAIGLGLMLGFHFPENFNRPYLANSIQDFWRRWHMSLSSWLRDYLYIPLGGNRNGAWKTYRNLFLIMAIAGLWHGGDNWNYLLWGCAHGIALCVDRAWNRASLPPVPPVLSHALTLLFVCLAWTLFRAPDFHSALNLYAGQFGLQGFALGEELSAILRPVHGLAGLLGVLVIVAPLLRPYAEKHRVGLALCTAALWPIAGFMLSFALTASRETVPFLYFQF, encoded by the coding sequence ATGGTTTTTGCCTCTCTCGAATTTCTAACGTTGTTCCTGCCACTGTTCCTGCTCGCCTATGCCTTGTGCCCAGCCGACAGGCGCAACGTCACGCTGCTGATCGGAAGTTGGCTGTTTTATGGCTGGTTGAGCCCACGATTCCTTGCTGTGCATGTGATGCTGACGATCACGGCATGGGTGGGTGGCTTATTGATTGACGCCTGGCGACAGGAGAGCAAGGGCCGTGTGCGGATACTGGTGGCCCTGATCGTGCTCAACACAGCCATCCTCTGCGGGTACAAGTACGCCAACATTGTCGTCGACACCTTGAACGAAGCGATTATCTGGTCCGGAGCCGCGCCCCTGTCCTGGCAACGCGTCATCATGCCGGCCGGATTGTCATTTGTGGTGCTGCAGGCAATTTCCTACCTGGTGGATGTGCATCGTCGCACCGTGCCGGTCGAGCGCAGCTTCATCCATTACGCGACCTATATCTCGATGTTCGGCCATTCGGTCGCCGGCCCCATCATTCGCTATGACTGGGTCCGGCGCGAGTTGCATCGGCGTGACTTCAACGCGCAGAACTTTTCGCTGGGCGCACGCCGGTTCATGCTCGGGATGTGCATGAAGGTTCTGGTGGCCGACACGCTGTCACCCGTGGTCGACGTGGCGTTCAGTGTGCAGAACCCCAGTTTTTCCGACGCCTGGCTGGGCTGCCTCGCCTACTCCCTGCAACTATTCTTTGACTTCGCCGGCTACAGCGCCATGGCCATTGGTTTGGGGCTGATGTTGGGCTTTCACTTTCCGGAGAACTTCAACCGCCCGTATCTGGCCAACAGCATCCAGGATTTCTGGCGCCGCTGGCACATGTCGTTGTCCAGTTGGTTGCGTGACTATCTGTATATCCCGCTGGGGGGTAATCGTAACGGCGCCTGGAAAACCTATCGCAACCTGTTCCTGATCATGGCCATCGCCGGCCTCTGGCACGGCGGCGACAATTGGAACTATCTACTGTGGGGCTGCGCCCACGGCATTGCGTTATGTGTTGATCGTGCCTGGAACCGCGCTTCCCTGCCCCCTGTGCCGCCCGTGCTTTCCCATGCGCTGACACTGCTGTTCGTCTGCCTGGCGTGGACACTGTTCCGCGCCCCCGACTTTCATAGCGCACTGAATCTGTACGCCGGACAATTCGGGTTGCAGGGCTTCGCCCTCGGTGAGGAACTGTCCGCGATCCTGCGCCCGGTGCATGGCCTCGCGGGCTTGTTGGGGGTGCTGGTTATCGTCGCGCCGCTGCTACGCCCTTACGCTGAAAAACACCGGGTCGGCCTGGCGCTCTGCACCGCCGCCCTTTGGCCCATTGCCGGTTTCATGCTGTCGTTCGCACTGACCGCCAGTCGCGAAACCGTACCCTTTCTGTACTTTCAATTCTGA
- a CDS encoding cellulose biosynthesis protein BcsC yields MHAHHRTLTIAVMSALTATAAHAQSPTPQTLLVEQGQYWQLHNNPQRAAEVWLKVLLLDPVQVDALYGLGLIGLQQDKPQQAQQYLARLQAIQPPPRQALQLAQDISVAQTQNQQRLEEARRLVDAGERDKATAVFRSLFDGRPPQGTIGREYYNNLAFNQADWTEARNGFQRLQREMPNDSIVALFYAKHLVRREDSRAEGIRALAALTQRADIAGDADESWRLALTWIGPPNPAQVPLFEAYLKTHPDDAQIRAQMNKGKQQVATTAGKEWQPPAEVARGLKALKEGDQATAEQAFQARLKTRPDDADALGGLGVIRQQQHRLAEAEKLLSQATRQNDGSRWQVALNEVRYWSALQQARDAQAKGQTAQAQVLVNQALRLNPNGVDARLALADIQASAGQFDDAQRTYRQILNQRRDDPQAQEGLVNVLLKSGKNDEALQLINSLPATGQAKIGQSARLQALRATQLAALAEQRNDLPAARNALQDALRVEPDNVWTRFALARLNLAMGEPQKARDLINAMLQAHPDNADALYVSALLSVQMGEWKAAQTTLGRLRPDQRTPDMDALAADVSLNLQLSQAIELGKRGQRQEALTLLDRIQPMTTNSPDRTASLASAYVDIGEPTRALALMRGQLQNTTAPSADFILQYAAVLLKTGEDAQVNEILRDLQNRPLNAPARKRFDDLLYLYRIRQADQLRERGNLASAYDTLAPALAQRPGDSAAVAALARMYSANGDTAKTLELYKPLLQRQPNDPQLLLGAANAAVLAHDTAFAEQALQQLLKTESGNPQTLTEAARLYQSMGKTGTATDLLRKAVAIEQNEKRRNQGDQLAGSTAASNPFAGVSGAGSQVSRDTLLAAIPPPAQEMPGNARSHAPFGIDAPPRPQQASNPFESQLPRAALVSEDISPAQLALNKILQERSAYVTQGVSIRSNNSESGLSKLTDVETPLEINIPLDESRIALRVTPVSLNAGSVSDEALSRFGNGAQSGSAGSQKAEGVGLSVAIQRPADGLKADLGTTPLGFKYTTATGGISIDRPVSDSSNVRYGVSVSRRPVTDSVTSFAGTTDKRSGQSWGGVTANGGRGQLSFDDNEVGVYGYASWHQLLGNHVQSNNRSELGSGVYWYLQNATDSKLTVGLSMTGISYANNQDYFTYGHGGYFSPQTFFALGVPVTWAQRTGRLTYQVKGSVGVQHFEQDSADYFPNDKALQAASGLRYEGQNKTGIGYSVAAAAEYKVASNFLLGASLGLDNARDYQQLSGALSLRYQFEEISGPMSLPVSPYTSPYSN; encoded by the coding sequence ATGCACGCGCACCACCGCACGCTAACCATCGCCGTGATGAGCGCGTTGACAGCCACAGCTGCCCACGCGCAAAGCCCGACGCCGCAGACATTACTCGTCGAGCAAGGGCAGTACTGGCAGTTACACAACAACCCTCAACGCGCTGCGGAAGTCTGGCTGAAAGTCCTGCTGCTGGACCCGGTCCAGGTTGACGCACTGTATGGCTTGGGCTTGATCGGCCTGCAACAGGACAAGCCACAACAGGCGCAGCAATACCTCGCCCGCTTGCAGGCCATCCAGCCACCGCCTCGGCAGGCACTGCAATTGGCGCAGGACATCAGCGTGGCCCAAACGCAGAACCAGCAGCGTCTGGAAGAGGCTCGGCGCCTCGTCGATGCCGGTGAGCGTGACAAGGCGACTGCAGTGTTTCGCTCGCTGTTCGATGGCCGTCCACCTCAAGGTACGATCGGCCGCGAGTATTACAACAACCTTGCCTTCAACCAGGCTGACTGGACTGAAGCACGCAACGGATTTCAGCGCCTGCAACGCGAGATGCCCAACGACTCGATCGTCGCGCTGTTTTACGCCAAGCATCTGGTCCGCCGTGAAGACAGCCGTGCCGAGGGCATCCGCGCCCTGGCCGCGCTGACCCAGCGTGCCGACATTGCCGGTGATGCCGACGAAAGCTGGCGCCTGGCGCTGACCTGGATCGGTCCGCCCAATCCGGCACAAGTGCCGTTGTTCGAGGCGTACCTCAAGACGCATCCGGATGACGCGCAAATCCGGGCGCAGATGAACAAGGGCAAGCAACAGGTGGCAACGACGGCCGGCAAGGAATGGCAACCGCCTGCCGAAGTCGCGCGCGGCCTGAAGGCGCTCAAAGAAGGCGATCAGGCCACCGCCGAACAGGCTTTTCAAGCACGCTTGAAAACCCGGCCCGATGATGCTGACGCGCTGGGCGGCCTTGGGGTTATTCGCCAGCAGCAACACCGACTGGCCGAAGCGGAAAAGCTCTTGAGTCAGGCCACGCGACAAAACGACGGCAGCCGCTGGCAAGTTGCGCTGAACGAAGTGCGCTATTGGTCGGCGTTGCAGCAGGCCCGCGACGCCCAGGCCAAAGGCCAGACAGCCCAGGCACAGGTCTTGGTCAACCAGGCGCTACGGCTGAATCCAAACGGGGTCGATGCGCGCCTCGCCCTGGCGGATATTCAGGCCAGCGCGGGCCAGTTCGATGACGCTCAGCGCACCTATCGGCAGATTTTGAACCAGCGCCGCGATGACCCTCAAGCACAGGAAGGGCTGGTCAATGTGCTGCTCAAGAGCGGCAAGAACGATGAAGCCCTGCAACTGATTAACAGCCTGCCCGCCACCGGACAGGCAAAGATCGGCCAGTCCGCGCGCCTGCAAGCCTTGCGCGCGACGCAACTGGCCGCCCTCGCCGAACAACGCAACGACCTGCCCGCTGCGCGCAACGCCTTGCAAGATGCGCTGCGCGTTGAGCCGGATAACGTCTGGACACGTTTCGCCCTGGCCCGCCTGAACCTGGCGATGGGCGAACCGCAAAAGGCTCGGGACCTGATCAACGCCATGCTCCAGGCCCATCCCGACAATGCCGATGCGCTTTACGTCAGCGCCTTGCTGTCGGTCCAGATGGGTGAGTGGAAAGCCGCCCAGACAACGTTGGGACGCTTGCGCCCCGACCAGCGCACCCCGGACATGGACGCATTGGCCGCTGATGTCAGCCTCAACCTGCAACTCAGCCAGGCGATCGAGTTGGGCAAGCGCGGACAGCGCCAGGAAGCCCTGACCTTGCTCGATCGTATTCAGCCGATGACCACCAACAGTCCAGATCGCACGGCGAGCCTGGCCTCGGCCTATGTCGACATCGGCGAGCCCACCCGTGCGCTGGCCCTCATGCGCGGCCAGTTGCAAAACACCACGGCGCCCTCGGCGGACTTCATCCTGCAATACGCCGCTGTCCTGCTTAAAACCGGCGAAGACGCACAGGTCAACGAGATTCTGCGCGACCTTCAGAACAGGCCCTTGAACGCGCCGGCTCGCAAGCGTTTCGACGACCTGCTCTATCTCTATCGCATCCGCCAGGCTGACCAGCTGCGTGAACGAGGCAATCTGGCCAGCGCTTATGACACGCTAGCGCCCGCACTGGCGCAACGTCCCGGTGACAGCGCTGCCGTCGCGGCGCTAGCGCGGATGTACTCGGCCAACGGCGACACGGCAAAAACCCTCGAACTCTACAAACCGCTGTTACAACGTCAGCCAAACGACCCGCAACTGCTGTTGGGTGCCGCCAACGCGGCGGTGTTGGCACATGACACTGCCTTTGCCGAACAGGCACTGCAACAGCTGCTCAAGACCGAATCCGGTAACCCTCAAACGCTGACAGAGGCCGCCCGCCTCTACCAGAGCATGGGCAAGACCGGCACGGCGACCGATCTGCTGCGTAAAGCAGTGGCCATTGAACAGAACGAGAAACGCAGAAACCAGGGCGACCAGCTCGCCGGTTCGACGGCGGCGTCCAACCCTTTTGCGGGGGTGTCGGGAGCAGGTAGCCAGGTCAGTCGCGACACCTTGCTGGCAGCGATCCCGCCACCGGCTCAGGAGATGCCGGGCAACGCGAGGTCTCACGCCCCTTTTGGCATCGACGCCCCGCCAAGGCCGCAGCAGGCGAGCAATCCATTCGAGTCGCAGCTGCCGCGCGCCGCATTGGTGAGCGAGGACATCAGCCCCGCGCAACTGGCTCTGAATAAAATCCTTCAGGAGCGCAGTGCCTACGTCACCCAAGGCGTAAGCATTCGCAGCAACAACAGCGAGTCAGGGTTGAGCAAACTGACCGATGTTGAAACACCGCTGGAAATCAATATTCCGCTGGATGAAAGCCGCATCGCCCTGCGCGTGACGCCGGTTTCGCTGAACGCTGGCAGTGTCAGCGACGAGGCGCTGTCGCGTTTCGGTAACGGTGCCCAGAGTGGCAGCGCCGGCTCGCAAAAAGCCGAGGGTGTCGGCCTTTCCGTCGCCATCCAACGACCCGCGGATGGACTCAAAGCCGATCTCGGCACCACCCCGCTCGGCTTCAAATACACCACCGCCACCGGCGGCATCAGCATTGATCGCCCGGTGAGCGACTCCTCTAATGTCCGTTATGGCGTGAGCGTTTCCCGGCGCCCGGTGACTGACAGCGTCACCTCGTTTGCCGGCACCACGGACAAACGCAGCGGGCAGTCCTGGGGCGGCGTGACCGCTAACGGCGGGCGTGGCCAGTTGAGCTTTGATGACAACGAAGTCGGCGTCTATGGCTACGCCTCCTGGCACCAGCTATTGGGCAACCATGTCCAGTCCAACAACCGCAGTGAACTGGGCAGCGGTGTGTACTGGTACCTGCAAAATGCAACGGACAGCAAGCTGACCGTCGGTCTGAGCATGACCGGCATCAGCTACGCCAACAATCAGGACTATTTCACCTATGGCCACGGCGGCTATTTCAGCCCGCAGACGTTCTTCGCCCTGGGCGTGCCGGTGACCTGGGCACAACGCACCGGGCGCTTGACGTATCAAGTCAAGGGCTCGGTCGGCGTGCAGCATTTCGAGCAGGACAGCGCCGACTATTTCCCCAACGACAAAGCCCTGCAAGCGGCCTCGGGCCTGCGCTACGAAGGGCAAAACAAAACCGGGATCGGCTACAGCGTTGCCGCGGCGGCTGAATACAAGGTCGCTTCGAACTTCCTGCTGGGCGCCAGCCTGGGCCTGGACAACGCCCGCGACTACCAACAACTGAGCGGCGCCCTGTCTTTGCGCTACCAGTTCGAGGAGATCAGCGGCCCCATGAGCCTGCCGGTCAGCCCCTACACCTCACCTTATTCCAACTGA
- the bcsB gene encoding cellulose biosynthesis cyclic di-GMP-binding regulatory protein BcsB, with translation MPRRSLLFIACSLLGWGNAALCVADPISATTVAIASPPLTDASTHSYTRTLKELGKNYSMSLKGVEATDSVNFNVRADEVVTAAQVTLQYSYSPALLADLSQINVLINDQVAASLPLPKDAAGRLQTQTVQIPPQMITEFNRLSLQFIGHYTMQCEDPLHSSLWARIDNTSQLSLQVSSVPQPNDLSALPLPLFDPRDTLPLKLPFVFISRPDNAGLEAAGVLSSWFGALASYRGATFAVNAQLPTTGNAVVFVSNNEAATLNGLKIKEATGPRLTMVSNPNDPQGKLLVVSGRDGADLKIAATALALGGSTFSGQSVAIDRIDAMKPRQPYDAPNWLPSDRPVRLGELAKAAELNVSGYNPGQMTVALRLPPDLFNWREPGAQLDLKYRYTPQPIATNSSLLVSFNDMFIKSIDLPSVEKLGNSDSLLAMLKTDDSLARTSRMLLPLNSVALQSRLQFRFMYDYIKQGDCRDIIIDNMRGAIDPDSTLDVSHYDHFMAMPNLGVFKDSGFPFTRMADLSETAVILPNDPGPAELGAYLTLLGRFGDSTGYPATGVKVVHADQLAEQRDRDLLVLASGKNQPLLEQWQGLLPARTQGDEQYVELSDLPLRVRNWFSPDTQGNLRKARNSLRFSAEDGSAYLTGFESPLKSGRSVVFIASAQPSGLAEVTDALLSTEANTHTLQGSLVVIKGKQVESLVAEQDYYVGRLGPWRFVQWHLSQNVLAFVSVTLIGVLLLASLAYLSLRMRAKRRLGQ, from the coding sequence ATGCCTCGTCGCTCACTCCTGTTTATCGCCTGCTCATTATTGGGTTGGGGTAATGCGGCCTTGTGTGTTGCCGACCCAATCAGTGCCACAACGGTGGCGATCGCATCGCCGCCGCTGACCGATGCGTCGACCCACAGCTACACCCGCACGCTCAAGGAACTGGGAAAGAACTATTCGATGAGCCTCAAGGGTGTGGAGGCAACGGACAGCGTGAACTTCAATGTGCGGGCCGATGAAGTCGTGACGGCGGCGCAGGTCACGCTGCAGTACAGCTACTCACCGGCACTGCTGGCCGACCTTTCGCAGATCAACGTATTGATCAATGATCAGGTGGCCGCCAGCCTGCCCCTGCCCAAAGATGCCGCCGGCCGATTGCAGACCCAGACCGTGCAGATCCCGCCGCAGATGATTACCGAGTTCAACCGGCTCAGTCTGCAGTTCATCGGTCACTACACGATGCAATGCGAAGATCCGTTGCACTCCAGTCTCTGGGCCAGGATCGATAACACCAGCCAGCTGAGCCTCCAGGTGTCTTCGGTGCCACAGCCCAATGATCTTTCCGCATTGCCGCTGCCCCTGTTCGATCCACGAGACACCTTGCCCTTAAAGCTGCCCTTCGTGTTCATCTCACGCCCTGACAACGCCGGGCTGGAGGCCGCCGGTGTTCTGTCCTCCTGGTTCGGCGCCCTGGCCAGCTACCGTGGCGCGACCTTTGCGGTCAACGCCCAACTGCCGACCACCGGCAACGCCGTGGTGTTTGTCAGCAACAATGAAGCAGCGACGTTGAATGGTCTCAAGATCAAAGAGGCCACCGGGCCGCGATTGACGATGGTCAGCAACCCGAATGACCCTCAAGGCAAGCTGTTGGTCGTTTCCGGGCGTGATGGCGCCGATCTGAAAATCGCCGCCACTGCACTGGCACTCGGCGGTTCAACCTTTTCGGGGCAAAGTGTGGCGATTGATCGTATCGATGCGATGAAGCCACGCCAGCCCTACGATGCGCCCAACTGGTTGCCCTCTGATCGCCCGGTGCGCCTGGGTGAACTGGCCAAAGCGGCCGAGCTCAACGTGTCGGGTTACAACCCTGGGCAAATGACGGTAGCCCTGCGTTTGCCCCCGGACCTGTTCAACTGGCGCGAGCCCGGTGCGCAACTGGATTTGAAATACCGCTATACGCCTCAACCGATTGCCACCAACTCCTCGTTGCTGGTCAGCTTCAACGACATGTTCATCAAGTCGATCGACTTGCCTTCCGTCGAGAAGCTCGGCAACAGCGATAGCCTGCTGGCGATGCTCAAGACCGACGACAGCCTGGCCCGCACATCGCGCATGTTGTTGCCGCTGAATTCGGTAGCCCTGCAATCGCGGCTGCAATTTCGCTTTATGTATGACTACATCAAGCAGGGCGATTGCCGCGACATCATCATCGACAACATGCGCGGTGCGATCGACCCGGACTCAACGCTAGACGTCAGCCATTACGACCACTTTATGGCCATGCCCAATCTGGGTGTGTTCAAGGACAGTGGTTTTCCGTTCACGCGCATGGCCGATCTTTCTGAAACCGCAGTGATCCTGCCCAATGACCCTGGCCCGGCCGAGCTCGGCGCCTACCTGACCCTGCTCGGTCGCTTTGGCGATTCCACCGGCTACCCGGCCACCGGCGTGAAAGTGGTCCACGCCGACCAGTTGGCCGAGCAGCGCGATCGGGATTTGCTGGTCCTCGCCTCAGGCAAAAACCAACCGCTGCTAGAACAATGGCAGGGCCTGCTGCCGGCCAGGACACAAGGCGATGAGCAATACGTCGAGCTGTCGGACCTGCCCTTGCGCGTACGCAACTGGTTCAGCCCGGACACCCAAGGCAATCTGCGCAAGGCGCGTAACAGCCTCAGGTTTTCCGCTGAGGACGGCAGTGCTTATCTGACGGGGTTCGAATCACCGCTCAAGAGCGGACGCAGCGTGGTGTTCATCGCCAGCGCGCAGCCCAGTGGTCTCGCCGAGGTGACTGATGCCCTGCTCAGCACCGAAGCAAACACCCACACACTGCAAGGCAGTCTGGTGGTGATCAAGGGCAAGCAGGTTGAGTCGCTGGTGGCCGAACAGGATTACTACGTCGGGCGTTTGGGTCCGTGGCGCTTTGTACAGTGGCACCTCTCGCAAAACGTACTGGCATTCGTTTCGGTCACGCTGATCGGGGTCCTGTTGTTGGCTTCGTTGGCCTACCTGTCCCTGCGCATGCGGGCCAAACGTCGTCTTGGTCAGTAA